From Toxorhynchites rutilus septentrionalis strain SRP chromosome 2, ASM2978413v1, whole genome shotgun sequence, a single genomic window includes:
- the LOC129767938 gene encoding uncharacterized protein LOC129767938 — protein MSTRPKRAASDGNSFTMWVSTNKVLIGSVGGPKRPHSRNPNFDCEETKLLISLWGDPTVQKTLVTTHKKHPVIAKLATKMREYGYNRSTEEINTRIKNLKCFYNRIKKDLETNVINETSWKHFQAMDEIMTRPIFGNSLQQLPNSDSQAGPSSGKSQICDQVDVKLEILTDEDKEIRTEELLKNAEQVELKEPNLLIPKDEPMEQDNDDDPNDPDFENDGDDEEDSPSDDSDESDFDIDDERRRARLRRRASRKSTKANTKKNVKAPVVITTVSSTATSSTPAPTVAQAPTQSQSTIKIINYTGKPGLNISTIVPNSNINASLSGQNMAIVSATPTVTTSSTAGKISLVPTNFLLKPQAPKISFNSPIQLYTKPTVSIASSMPTTMTVSSASAVQPMKLLFVNTGGGQKQQIITPATKQIYTTATPIVKTTPATQIAIQPKPVVTPTTSLMTVTQNKPDPTPVHSNAPVAPKQAGFKALLGQLVTLQRDNLAISRNRLSVERERFNNEKQIVCSLVEALNDLNNMLQKYSSTVSVSDDVGFGSSQQFQFSNDIVKESRMNDISQDIPLVSNLIPVIDTIKAEVISDSD, from the exons ATGAGTACACGCCCCAAACGCGCTGCATCGGACGGAAATTCGTTCACTATGTGGGTATCAACTAACAAAGTGCTTATTGGGTCTGTTGGGGGACCGAAAAGACCCCACAGCAGGAATCCAAATTTTGACTGTGAAGAAACAAAGCTGCTAATATCGTTATGGGGCGATCCTACAGTTCAAAAAACTCTAGTCACAACCCACAAGAAACATCCTGTCATTGCTAAGCTAGCCACCAAGATGCGTGAATATGGATATAACCGATCGACGGAGGAGATAAATACGAGAATTAAAAACTTGAAATGTTTCTACAACCGTATTAAAAAAGATCTTGAAACTAACGTAATCAATGAAACTTCTTGGAAACATTTCCAAGCGATGGATGAAATTATGACACGTCCGATTTTTGGAAATAGTCTACAACAACTGCCCAATTCTGATTCTCAAGCCGGTCCATCGAGTGGCAAAAGTCAAATATGTGATCAAGTAGATGTTAAGCTTGAGATTCTAACCGATGAGGATAAAGAGATAAGAACGGAAGAGTTGCTGAAGAATGCCGAACAAGTTGAACTCAAGGAGCCGAATTTGCTCATTCCAAAGGATGAACCAATGGAACaggataatgatgatgatccAAACGATCCCGATTTTGAaaatgatggtgatgatgaagAGGATAGCCCTAGCGATGATAGTGACGAATCGGACTTCGATATCGACGA TGAGCGTCGTCGTGCCCGTCTTCGAAGAAGAGCATCACGTAAATCAACTAAAGCGAATACAAAAAAGAATGTAAAAGCACCAGTCGTAATCACCACTGTGAGCTCAACTGCAACTTCATCCACCCCCGCACCGACGGTAGCGCAAGCACCAACGCAGTCACAAAgtaccataaaaataataaactacaCTGGAAAACCGGGCCTCAATATATCCACCATAGTTCCCAATTCCAACATAAACGCATCACTTTCTGGCCAAAATATGGCGATTGTATCGGCCACTCCAACGGTCACAACAAGCAGCACCGCGGGGAAAATTTCACTCGTGCCTACCAATTTTCTTCTCAAGCCGCAAGCCCCGAAAATTAGTTTCAACTCGCCAATTCAACTCTATACGAAACCTACCGTTTCTATTGCAAGCAGTATGCCAACAACGATGACGGTCTCATCGGCTTCTGCAGTACAACCCATGAAGCTATTGTTCGTCAACACTGGCGGTggtcaaaaacagcaaattatCACACCTGCAACAAAGCAAATCTATACTACAGCAACGCCCATCGTGAAAACTACTCCAGCGACTCAGATAGCAATACAGCCAAAGCCAGTTGTAACGCCGACCACGAGTCTTATGACTGTCACTCAAAACAAACCGGACCCTACTCCTGTACACTCGAATGCACCAGTTGCACCGAAACAGGCAGGGTTCAAAGCACTACTTGGGCAGCTAGTGACCTTACAACGTGATAACCTAGCGATATCGCGCAATAGGTTGAGTGTCGAACGTGAGAGGTTCAACAACGAAAAACAAATCGTTTGTTCACTTGTTGAGGCGTTGAATGATCTGAACAACATGTTGCAGAAATATAGCAGCACGGTCAGCGTgagtgatgatgttggattCGGATCCTCGCAGCAGTTTCAGTTCTCTAATGATATTGTGAAAGAATCAAGAATGAATGATATTAGCCAGGACATTCCCCTTGTCAGTAATCTCATCCCTGTGATTGATACCATTAAGGCGGAGGTGATAAGTGATTCTGATTGA